Genomic segment of Rhinoderma darwinii isolate aRhiDar2 chromosome 12, aRhiDar2.hap1, whole genome shotgun sequence:
aagctcctgtaggtgtaatgtttaCATCTCCCaatgcttttgtccatatagtgtatgtaggaCATTATTCTAGTCCTCAAGTACTCCCGACCGGCTATTTTTTAAGCATTTTCTTAAACTGTATTTATGATTAGACAATGACCTGTTGTTGAAATACAGTTTTGTATTGATATAGAAACCTCATTTCCTCTACATTAGCtcttcctcctcccctcccctGCGAAGTGTCTACAGCACGTCACAAAGCATGCTCACAACAATCTCCCATGAAAGACACTGAGTCATTTTGTAAATGTTTTAACTTTCTACAGTAGGTCATATGGAATTTCCCAATGTTTTACCGTCTAAAGCAGTTGAAGGCATATATACCACCAGTCAAGAAATATTACGCAATTTATTTAACTTTCCATTATATTCTTTTACCAGGCACCGTATAATTTTATGGAACATTCAAATCAAACAGCTCCAGTCCGCTTTATCCTTCTTGGATTGTCAAATGTCCCTCACCTACAGTTTATCTGTTTCTTTGCATTTTTATTGATGTTTATGGTCACAGTATTAGGAAACATTCTACTTATCATTGTGGTAACGatgaccccgacattacatactcCCATGTATTTTTTCCTCAGTAACCTCTCTGTTATTGACATTAGCTTCTCATGCACAATAGTCCCAAAAATACTGGTGAATACCCTGTCCGTGGATAAAAGTATCTCCTTTATTGAATGTGCCATCCAGATGTACATCCATTTGGTCCTAGGAGCAACAGAGAGCATGTTACTTGCTGTCATGGCTTACGATAGATTTGTAGCCATTTGTAGACCATTGCATTATAAGACCATCATGAATTGTAAGTTTTGCGTTTGTCTAGTTGCCATGGGATGGACTGTTGGTTTCATGAACTCTTTAATACTTGTCGTCCCCACCTTAAACCTTCCCTTCTGCGGATCTAACCATGTCAACCACTTCTTCTGCGAGATACCTCCTCTTCTCCAAATATCCTGCACAGATACTCGTCTCAATGAGGCATTATTATACATCTCAGCAGGGACCATTGTGAtgtgttttttcctttttattctaATTTCCTATGTCCATATCATAACCACTATATTGAAAATTCATTCAATGACCGGAAGTTATAAAGTGTTCTCCACATGTGCCTCCCACCTCACTGTCGTCACGCTCTACTACGGGACCATCATGTTCATATATTTGCGACCCCATTCTACATACTATCAAGACACAGATAAGATTGTTTCTCTCCTCTACACTACAGTGACTCCAATGTTGAACCCGTTCATCTACAGTATGAGGAACAAAGACTTTAAAGGTTCCATAAACAATCTCAATAAACAGGTCAATTTACAAAACCTTTTTTGTCTTGATGGTCAAATCTAAATGCAGCTTTCGAGATCAATAAGTTGAAGTCTTTCATATAGTCTTGTATCATGCCTCAAGTGGAACCAAATGGTGGCTGAGTgaacttaaagtgtacctattatTATAACTTAAAATCAGTAGTACTTGAAACTTTCTAGTATATATTGTATGGGAAAGTATAATCTTttgcaccttccagcagcctgtggtATTCCGTACCTGACCTTCAGACTCTCTGTAAATGTTTAGAAACTCCTCAGTCCTCAAAATATCCATCTAGTGTAAAATAGTTTAGTAATGACTGTTTTACACTAGATGGATATTtggatggaggagggggatgcagctgcagcttcttaCTCAAAAAGGGGAATTTATTGAGACTGACGTTTCACATGCcagtcttaaagggtaactaaacgttcaataaacttctgacatgtcatagtgacatgtcagaagttttgattggtgggggtctgaacactgggacccccacaatcgctaaaacgaagcactaAAATCAatatagcggtgtacggactcaatagaaagtctatgagcccgtacaccacttcatcggctttccggaaaaaagccgaacagaaatttaGCAACTTAGCGCTCATAtgggtgcttctgccgcttcgttttagtgattggtgggggtctcaatccTCGGACTGGGAcccttcactatgacatgtcagaggtttgttgaacgtttagttaccctttaatctaAAGAGTGTTTGagtaagatgtgcctaatttattaagaggtgcacgcttcttaataaattaggcgcattccTGGCCGACTCATTTGCgactttctggcatagaaaaaataatacaatttcccCAATGTTTCGATTAAACAGCATGAGAGTGAGAGGGGGAGGGGAAGCAGCAGGTTGGGGAAATCTCTTACATAAGAGCAAGCTTAGTCCACCCACCTAATATGTATTGAAAGAGAAAATGTGCCATAGAGAATAAAATTGTCTAAATGGAAGAAATTTAAAATTCATTTTAATCTTTTAACTCCATGTTATTTTTAGGTCTAACATTATATGCTTATTCATTTGATAATATACCTTTATCGTGGTTGGAGTTACATTTTTCTGATATAGAGTTCCCAATTCTCTACACAGTCATTGAGTTAAACGATAAAAGTCTGTCTTATTgccgctaccactagggggagcttagcagCTTACTGAAAACGTCTTCCATTAAACGCAGTTATAAATCTTTAAGCAATAAACTGAGCTCCCCTTATGGTTAGCTGCCGACAGTTGTAAATTTATTATTTAACTATATGTTTATGTAGAGGATTTGTAGCTCTGTACCAGGAATAAGgtctaaagggtaactaaaatgtaaacattttttacatagtcacatgtcagaagttttgattggtggggatccgagcacggagacccccaccgatcgctaaaacaaagtggcagaagtggtCGGGTGACCGCTAagtcgcttagtttctgatcggcttttctcggaaagccgagcacttGTTGTGCGGGCTCTTTAgaaagtctcagtgctcggacccccaccaatcaaaacttctgacatgtcactatcacaTTTCAGAAGTTGGTAGCGTTAATAGTGAAGTGCGTTactacaagttaaaaaaaaaacgggctGCAGAATGTTGGTGCTATATGAAGTTTATTATAAAGAATATTATTAGCATTATTGGGATTATATGATATCGTTAAATGTGTTGTTTTATTGAAGGAGAAAAATTAAACTTTGCacagtagttacatagttacatagttacatagttagtacggctgaaaaaagacacatgtccatcaagtccaaccaagggaagggaaaagggaaggaaaaatttctacacataggagctaatatttttttgttctaggaaattatctaacccttttttaaagcc
This window contains:
- the LOC142664992 gene encoding olfactory receptor 5AR1-like; the protein is MEHSNQTAPVRFILLGLSNVPHLQFICFFAFLLMFMVTVLGNILLIIVVTMTPTLHTPMYFFLSNLSVIDISFSCTIVPKILVNTLSVDKSISFIECAIQMYIHLVLGATESMLLAVMAYDRFVAICRPLHYKTIMNCKFCVCLVAMGWTVGFMNSLILVVPTLNLPFCGSNHVNHFFCEIPPLLQISCTDTRLNEALLYISAGTIVMCFFLFILISYVHIITTILKIHSMTGSYKVFSTCASHLTVVTLYYGTIMFIYLRPHSTYYQDTDKIVSLLYTTVTPMLNPFIYSMRNKDFKGSINNLNKQVNLQNLFCLDGQI